ACTTGACATGCAATCCTATTCAAATTCATAATAATTCAAATATTCATTTCTATGGATCACTTCCGGAAAATAAAATTCCAATTTTCTTGAAAAATATCGACATTCTTTTTAATCCTGTGATTGCTGAAGGAATATCGAGAATTACTCTTGAAGCAATGTCCAGCGGGCGATCAGTAATTATGCTTGATAAAGGTAATAGGCACCCAATAATTCATGGCAAAACTGGCTATCTCGTAAAAGAAGATATTAATGATTTAATCAATTTACTTGAACATATAAAAGACAATAGAGATGATTTGCAAAAATTAGGCTATAATGCTAGAAAAATAGTTGAGGATGAATTTAGTAATGAGGTTATAATACCAAAGATTGAAAAAATATACGAGGACCTACTGAATGAAAATTAGTATTAAGGTGGGGGTTATCGAAGATACGCCATTGAAAAATGATGTAATCACGGAAATACTAAATCACCAAGGAATATTATTCAAAATATGTAATGAAAAAAATGTTGAGAATCATTCTTGTGTTATTTCAACCATAAATAAAGATATTAAATACAAAAATGTGATTTATATCGATGATGATTTTTTAAATGATTATTTATTTGCACTAACAGGGTCATTGAAATTAGATGAGAAAGATAGGATAGATGCATCAGTTGTAGAACATGAAATTCAATTAACTGAAAAAATAAGGAACTGTTATCATGGCCAAAATCTACCTTTTATAAGAAAATGGTTCTGGCCTGATTTTAAACAAGCATGTTGCATTATAACTCATGATATTGATGAAATTGACAGGTGTCCATCAAGAAAAAAATCAAAATTTGAATGCATCAAATATATACTGTCACATATAATGCTCAAATCTTATGGTGATAATATCGACACATTATTGAATATTGAGGATGAAAAATCGATTAAATCTACATTTTATCTATTCCCAAAATATTCACAAAAGAGTCATTTCTTCAACATTCTTGAAAAAATAAAACATAAGGGGCATGAAATTGGTCTCCATGGATCACCTGAAGCCGCATTAGATGAAAAAGATTTCATTGCTGAAAAACAAGAACTTCAAGAGAAGACAGGTGAAGAAATTATAGGCCATCGGCAACATACTTTGACACGAGCATTTTTGAATCCAAAAACATTGCAGATAATTAATAATTGTAATCTAAAATATGATATTTCAATTGCATCCAATGAAAAATTCGGTTTTAAATCAGGGATTTGTTATCCATATCATCCATTCGATATGGATAACAAATCAAAATTTAAGTTTTTAGAAATTCCTTCGCCGTATATGGACTGGACTGGCATACATAGAAATTTTAATGCGAAACAACATATTGAAATAATGGCGGAACTCACTAAAACTGTTGAACTGCACCATGGTTGTTTAGTATTAAGTTTTCATAATTCATATATTAACAAAAGATTATTTCCCGAAATTTACGAAACATTTTTAAAAACATTGGATTACGTGTCGGAAAAAAATTACTGGATTGCAACAGCAAGTGAATGTGCTGAGTGGTGGCAAAAAAGAGAGGACGTTGAAATGGAAATCTATTTTGAAAATGGAAAGATTATTGGAAATTCAAGTACAAAAATGCCCATTCGAATAGAATATATCAATAAATATCTAGATGTTTTTGTTAAATAAGGATTTGAATTAAAATGATTAACGTCAGAATTGCAAATAATGATGATAAGAGGGCATGGAACAATATAGCATTGAAAGCAAAAAATAGTACTTATGCCCATACCTGGGAATGGAAGGAGGTTATCGAAAAAGGATTTGGCATTGAATCTTTATATCTTGTTGCAGAAAATAATTCAGGCGAAATTGTTGGAATATATCCAGGGTTCCTGAGGCCGTTGGAAATAAAAAATATCGAATCCATATCGAGAAAATTTAGGATATTTGAATCCCCATTGTATATGACCTGGGACTACGGTGGCCCATGTGTTTTACCAGATGCAGATGAAGGAATTTTAGATGATTTGATTACTCAAATGGAAAGGTTCGCAAGGCAAAAAGGAGCTGTTTCTTTAAGACTTTCTCCGTTTGAAGGAAATAATCTTAAGAAAATTTTGGTAAAAAAGGGGTATAGGATATCGGAGAGGTTGACATCTATTATCAACTTAATGATCAGCGAACAGGAACTATGGGAGGGATTAAATAAAAAGACTCGCACACCTATACGAAAAGCAAAAAATTCAGGAGTGGAAATTAGACAAGATAACACAGAATTTGCATTGAAGATTTTATTTAATGCCATGCATTCGTTATCGAAATTCAAAGGATTTGACATCCCCCAATTTGAATTTTATAAATATGCCCTGGATGAACTGGGTGATAAAGAAATGGTTAAAATATATTTAGCCAATCACCAGGATAAACCAATCGGTGCTGCACTTGTACTTTGTTTTAAAGATATGATTGTTACGAGATATTGGGCAATTTTGCCAGAATATCGCTCATTGCAGGCAAATAATTTATTGGTTTGGGAAATACTTATGGACGGAAAGAAAAATGGATATAAAAAATGCGATCTTGGTGGTATGCCTTCTGAAGAGAAAGATGGAATTTACATTTTTAAATCAGGCTGGAATGGTGAAATAAGACATGTCGATTGGTTTGTGAAAAATGTAAGGTTTGCGCGCATGATAGAATTATACAGGCGCATTAAATCGGGAATAAAATGACTGTTAATAAGTTTTTTGCACTAAAAATTTATAACGCTGTTATTAATACTGCAACAAGAATTTATTTAATGGCCAACATGAAAACGATGTTTATAAATCCACGCAAATATCCGGTCCCGCATGGAACAATTATAATAAGACAAATGAATACAAAAGATTTGACTGATGTTATCGATATATTCTATAACAGTTTCAATCATTTATCTGCAGAAGAACAAAATCAATATGCTGAGGAAATGAAAAAATATGTATATAAATACCCTGCAATAAATAGTGTCGCAGAATTTGAGGGGAAAATCGTGGGTTTTATTACGTCT
Above is a window of Candidatus Methanoperedens sp. DNA encoding:
- a CDS encoding peptidoglycan bridge formation glycyltransferase FemA/FemB family protein, yielding MINVRIANNDDKRAWNNIALKAKNSTYAHTWEWKEVIEKGFGIESLYLVAENNSGEIVGIYPGFLRPLEIKNIESISRKFRIFESPLYMTWDYGGPCVLPDADEGILDDLITQMERFARQKGAVSLRLSPFEGNNLKKILVKKGYRISERLTSIINLMISEQELWEGLNKKTRTPIRKAKNSGVEIRQDNTEFALKILFNAMHSLSKFKGFDIPQFEFYKYALDELGDKEMVKIYLANHQDKPIGAALVLCFKDMIVTRYWAILPEYRSLQANNLLVWEILMDGKKNGYKKCDLGGMPSEEKDGIYIFKSGWNGEIRHVDWFVKNVRFARMIELYRRIKSGIK
- a CDS encoding GNAT family N-acetyltransferase, with protein sequence MTVNKFFALKIYNAVINTATRIYLMANMKTMFINPRKYPVPHGTIIIRQMNTKDLTDVIDIFYNSFNHLSAEEQNQYAEEMKKYVYKYPAINSVAEFEGKIVGFITSVPRLHLSKKGIEIHLNITWMAIDSNYRGLKISNEMLDYLLYVGSAMRNIKKIMTQTNVTNIPAIKAYEKLGFSHTKILPEFINKEDGIKLEKII